One Mercurialis annua linkage group LG3, ddMerAnnu1.2, whole genome shotgun sequence DNA window includes the following coding sequences:
- the LOC126673656 gene encoding 8-hydroxygeraniol oxidoreductase-like isoform X2, with the protein MLCASLCHTDISFCKGFPFPLYPRVPGHEGVGIVESVGDEVKELKKGDMVIPTYIGECQECENCTSGKTNLCLKYPISMSGLMLDSTSRMSIKGQRLYQFFSCSTWSEYTVVNTNYVVKIDPSISPPHASLISCGFSTGFGAAWKIAKVDKGSSVAVFGLGAVGLGATEGARIAGADKIIGVDKNVWKKEKGEALGMTDFINTNDSEKPISQLIKDLTGGLGVDYCFECTGVAAFMDEALLSLKMGKGILIAVGAGYGSKVQISPAPILFGATMKGGIFGGLKVKSDLPAILDKCKNQEFHLDELLTHEVPLADFSKAFELLKQPDCVKIVIKF; encoded by the exons AATTGTGGAGAGTGTTGGTGATGAAGTGAAAGAGCTAAAGAAAGGAGATATGGTAATTCCAACATACATAGGGGAGTGTCAAGAATGTGAAAATTGCACATCAGGGAAGACTAATTTATGCTTAAAATACCCGATTTCGATGAGCGGTTTGATGCTAGATAGCACATCAAGAATGTCAATTAAAGGCCAGAGATTATACCAATTCTTTTCTTGCTCAACATGGTCTGAATATACTGTTGTTAATACCAACTATGTAGTCAAGATTGATCCAAGCATATCGCCCCCGCACGCTAGCTTGATCTCTTGTGGTTTTTCAACCGGATTTGGGGCAGCTTGGAAGATAGCAAAGGTTGATAAAGGATCAAGCGTTGCTGTTTTCGGACTTGGTGCTGTCGGATTAGGG gCCACTGAGGGTGCAAGGATAGCTGGGGCAGACAAGATAATTGGGGTGGACAAGAATGTATGGAAAAAAGAAAAGGGGGAAGCTTTAGGAATGACTgattttataaatactaatgATTCTGAAAAACCAATTTCACAATTGATTAAAGATTTAACTGGTGGACTTGGGGTAGATTATTGCTTTGAATGCACTGGAGTTGCTGCTTTCATGGATGAGGCCTTGCTATCATTGAAAATG GGAAAGGGAATATTAATTGCAGTTGGTGCAGGATATGGTTCAAAAGTGCAGATTAGTCCTGCACCCATTTTGTTTGGTGCAACCATGAAGGGTGGCATTTTTGGAGGCCTTAAAGTAAAATCTGATCTTCCTGCTATACTTGACAAATGCAAAAACCAG GAGTTCCACTTGGACGAGCTTTTGACCCATGAAGTTCCGTTGGCAGATTTCAGTAAAGCGTTTGAGCTGCTGAAGCAACCAGATTGTGTCAAGATtgtcattaaattttaa